TTTTTGCCTCTAGTTTTGAGTTGCTGTAAAAggggaaatgtttttttttaaagattttatttatctatttgcccgagagagagatcccaagtaagcagagaggcaggcagagagaaaggaggaagcaggcttcccgctgagcagagagcccaatgcggggctcgcgatcccaggaccctgagatcgtgacatgagctgaaggcagaggcttaacccactgaaccacccaggcgccccagggaaatTTATCTTTTTGAACAGCAAGTTGGAAAAGAGCTCTCAGATAAAAGGCAAAACCTCAGTTTTTTCCCTGTGGATTTTAAGGCTTTAAACAAAAGCCTTTTCCTTGGGGCTTTGGTTTCTCCAGTTctgtcagactttttttttttttttttaagattttatttttatttatttgacagagagacacagcaaaagagggaacacaaactgggtgagtgggagagggagaagcaggctccccactaagcaaagagcccaatgcggggctcgatcccaggaccccgagatcacgaccccagaAGCTTAAcaaaccaagccacccaggcacccctctgtcaGACTTTCTAAGCCTGTCTACGTAGTTAGATTTAGTGAACTCTCAAACGGTCTGCTCTTCTGCCTGTGGTATCACCACCTCCTCCAAACCAGAATCCTTTTGGGGCTTTTGGGTGATGCAGTCGGTTGGGgatctgacttggtttcagctcaggtcaagatctcagggtcatgggatcaagccttggGGCAGACTTCATACCAAGCTAGAGTCTACTTGAaactttccctctccccctgcccctcccactcatgctctctctatctaaaataaacaaatctttaaaaaaaaattaaaaagtattaaacCAGAATCCTAGCTGAAGACCTATTTTCCTCTGCCCCATACCTTACTTTGGAGTAGAAGAGCAAGACCCTTGGGGTCCTTGCAGCAGGTTACATTCAGTGAAGTCCTGAGAGCTGCTGAGATTTGGGCTAGTCAGAGCGCCCCCACCCCAGTAAATAAACATGTAACCCCCCTAACATCCGGTACTTGCTTTGTGAGTCATAGATTAATCCAGGTGAGAGATAAAGGGGCGGGAAGCCTGGGGCACGTGAGTCACCCCTACCCTACTCAGTAATAGGCTAGCCTGCTTGCCTATCCCTCTGCTgtgaagagagaggagggagtgtGGGGGGAACAGGACTCTTAGACTGCCCACGGCACTAATGGGGACCAGGGTGTTCCAAACCCAGAGGGAGACTCATTTCCCTTTCCCACTTAAGCTTCTGAGAGCAGGATGGGGAGGATAATTTTTTTGATTTGcacgaggcccagagaggtgttGGAACTTGTCCGGGGTCACACGGGGCTAGGGGTGGAGACCCAGAGAACCCAGGCATCCTGGCTCCAGGCCTTGCTGCTGAGCCTGGGCTTTCCTGCCGCCAAGGGCTGgagtgaggaaaataaaggaatggaGAGCTGAGTTCCAGATCTGTGCAATGGGGCAGAGAGGAGTGCAAAACCTGGCTCCGTCCCCTGTTGTGGGCCACCTGACAGCCTTGCTGCTTTCCGTCCACCCAGGGCAGTTGACTGAAGCTGTTAGCAAGACCTAGAGGAGCAGagtcaaggagagaggagggatggGAGTGTGCACACTCTGGTCCACCTTAGCTCAAGCCTAAGTCTGTGGTATTATAATCAACGaacttgctaagagactagacCTTAATTATTCCAGCCACTTAAGAAAGGACAATTATGTGATGGACATCTAATTATCGCTACAATGGCAGTCATATTATATGGCATAGAGATATGGCATCTTGGCCTTTGTCTTATCTGTCCCCACACAATCCCCGTTCCCAACTCTCAATCCATGGGGTCTCCCTGGAGTTTGGTTCCCACTGATTCCAGATCGAGCCATCCTCAGGAAGTCATACTTGAAGTCTGACAGCAGAACCTCCTGCTGGAGCCTGTCCCCCCTCCCTTAGATCCTTCCCCTTGTGATGCCTCTTCCCTGGGGGCAGGCAGCTGGCAACTGCCCTGTAATTAGCACCCAGACTTGGCTGGGATGAGGGGAGAGAACACTGGGTCTCACACATGCCCATGACATTTCTGGAACACCAGATGGAGCCTCcttccaccacctgttccccatcCTTCCCTCTTCAGACCACAGGCATCTCAGAGAGCAGTTGTCCTGGGCCCCATCTCAGGTTCAAGTTCCTGTCTTCCCAATTCTGCTCGCCTCCAATTTTAGTTCCTTGCCGCCCtaccctcttctctctgccccctaAATGCTCAAATCGAATCCTCCTCACTCCCCATAGCTATTGCCCTGCATCTggcctctttccctcctccatgGCTTCCTTCCAGGCCTCCTGgcctcagcctctcccctccaccaTATCCTCCACTTCACAGCTGGAGGGATCCTTCTAATGCCTTCCGTTAACTGACAGATGGAGACCATACCACTCCCCTGCTTTAAACCCTCAGGTCTCCGATCAGCTTTTATTCTTAGCAGtgaaatatttgtcaattatCATCCTGTTTAGGACCCTGATATAACATGGTTAAAACACGGTGCTTGAAGCAGGAGGCAGGGCCAGGGCTCTGCCTCCTTGGCATCCCTCTCCCCATTTCCAGCGGCAGAGTCACTTCGAGAACTCCCTCAGAGCCCTGGGGATTACAGAAGCACAGTTTGAGTATCTCTGGATCCTCGAAAAGGTCCAGGTCCTTAGTACAGAACCCAAAGTCCTTCCCCAGTGTCTCTCCTTGGCTTTACTACAAGTGCTCTCATCATGGCCTGGCCCAGCAGGCTCTCACCTGGAAGACCCTCCTTAAAATCCCCAGCCAAAtgtttcctcctccaggaagccctctagTTGCCTCAACCCTGCAAGAGCTCCACGCTCTCTTCCTGGCCTCAGGGGCCAGGCAAATGCCAGGCCCTAATTCAGGCCCCCCAGGAAGCCCATgagcttttctttctcctaaaatTCTGGTAATCCCCTCATTCTCTGAGGCACCTATCCTTGTTCCAGAAGTTTCCTGCTAGTAAAGAAGGAGAtaggaaaacagaaaacccagGGGTTCCGAGGATCTGATCCCTGAGATGTGAACCTGAGCCTTCCAGACACCCTAGGCCTGTTCACAGGGATAGCCTGGTCTGTGTCAGCTCCATGTCAttaactcccctcccccaggctggcATGGGGCATGCCCAAAGTCTCCAGACTTCTCAACAGATCCCCATCCCCTATCTCTGGTTTTTGTAAACACTGGACCCAGACCCACAGCCAGGCCCAGGCAGGGACACACAGATATCATACAGAGCCCCTGGGACACACAAATGCACACGCAGGCCCTCATGgatacacacacgcatgcatggaCCCCCATGGTTGTCCACGTGTCCATGCAGGCCTccatggatacacacacacagtcaagAACACACAGGGACATGTGTGCATATTCATGTAGGAGGACATGTGGCTCTGATTAAGGAGGCAGCTTCTAGAATGAGCCTTTCTTTCTATGTTGACTACATAATACAGTTTTTAAAGCCTGAAGCACCCACAGTCTTGTTTGGTTCTTACAGAGCCCctgggttgggggatgggaggacccCATCTGGAAACTTCCAGGTGACTGATAAAGAAACTGACACTCTGAGGGCTGGGAGAAGAGAgttgtctctctcttctcccagtgAGAAGTAGCCAAGCCAAACCTGGAGCTGAAATTCCGGGTCTGTGAGAGGCCTCTGTCCCATCAGCCTAGACTTTCTGACTCTGGGCCCTTCCTCAGCAAGGATTCTAggcctctgccccatccctctgtCTCCTCTAGGACTCTCTGCTGTCCCCTGTCCCCAAAGAGTGCCAAGGGCACCTGAGGGACACCAGAAGGTGAACCCACAATCTCCAGGATATGGGTCTAAAGGTAGATTTTTCTCAGGTTCCAGCTGGACGTCTAGCTGGAGGTGCCAAGGGGGTAGTTTGTGTTTATGGGCTCTCTGCCACCTTGTCTGGAGATAGGGGGTGACTGTTGGTGCAGTGGGAGGAGATGCTTGCCCTCCCTCCAGTCTAGGGACGCTCATAATAAGATGATTCATCTCTGCTATCCTCTCCCAATTCCAGTCTGGAGCCAGCCCCCAACTCTTGAGACCTAGGAGCAGGAATAATGTCCAGCAGTGGCCTAAGAGTGGGACACATTCTAGAAAGGGAGCTCAAGTGTGGAGAGACTTAGTGGGTTCTTGTGTTCTGGATCCCCACTCCTCCTATGCCTCAGACCTGTGGCTCCCTGGCTTCTCTGCCATTCTCTACCTCTCCTCCTCATCCCCATGGGGTTTGAGAATCCCAGCTCAACACTTAGTGGCTGAGACCTTAGCAGGTAACTTTTTTTCAAACCTCAGTTTTGTCCTCTGTGAAGGGGGGAGGATACACTCACTTTTGGTGTTGCTTTGCCAATGGGGGGATGTGCTTTCTAAACTTGAAAATGTCTGTATGTCTGCTTTGGTCTGCACTCCCCCCATCCACTCCAATGCTCTGGAGGAGACTAGGGGTTTGAAGAGGCTGGGGACACTGTAGCATGATTTGTTTTCCAATGTCTACACTCTTCTCTACCCCACTTGCTGACAGCAAGAACCATGTATCTTCTGATGGTTCAGGCTGCTCCTACTGAAGCAGAAAGAGTCTGGGGGGCAGGAAATGAAGGGTGTGCCACCACATCCCTGCCCCCTTACAGGGCCCCAGCCGGCCCCTCTGGTCCAACAGGCTGGGACCTGCATCTTTAGCCCTTCCCTTGCCTGGGAACCCACTCCCCCAGCTCTGACCTCAAGGAGTCACAGCCTCCCACAGGGTGGATGGGCTGTCAAGGCCCCTTCCTGGGCTCAGCCCTCCCGCCCAGGTGAGACATAGACCTTGCTCAAGCTGCCCTGGGAGGAGATGGTGCCTCATCTGCATCCTCCCAGAGCTCCCAGGTGGGCTGGCTTCTAGCCTGCACTTGGCACTGCTTTTCCTTCTCAAAGCACAGGAGGGAGCCCAGAGGGCTATAAGTAAGCTATGTGACTCAGAGCCAGGCCCTACTAAGCAAGCTTCAATCACGTGAAGACATGCTTCTTTCTATCTTTTGCCCCAGGGGGCGCCATTGACATTGAGGTCCGTCTTCAGCCGCCAAACTCAGGTCAGCCTGGCACTTCTAGACAAAATCCCCAGGTCCTGATTCCTCTTAATCCCACACGAGGACTTATAGGAATAAGGGACCCTTGGAAGGAATTGTATCCTTTTCCCTCTTTCAGGCCCACTAAGAAGCACGAAGCCCCTACCCATACTGTATTTTCTTAGCTCTGACCCAAAACATCCCAATGTGCGTGCATATGTATTTGTATGAACGTGTGTGTCCACAGGAATTTTAGATAGGGGTGAGTTCGATGGGAGCACTTGGTGCAGCACACGTGAACACCTATAAGCTGAGTACAAACACGCGTGTTTAGGGGCCTTGTGTGTGCCTGCTGGTGGCaaagctgcctctgtctttctccTGTGCTCTGCTTCCAGGCCAGGCTAGGATGGGCCACGGTGAGGATGAGGTGCTATGGGCTGGCGTTCCTTACTTTCTTCTAGTGCTGAGGAGCTCCTTGCCAGTTCCTGTCCTTTGCAGCCCCTCTGAGGAATCGAGAGGCTGAGAAGCACAGCACAtgatggggagaagaaagggcagCACCGTGGAGGGTGCACCCCATTTCCATAGTCTGGGCTCTGGCATCAGGAGTCTAGGGTTTCATCTTGAGTCACAGACTGGCAGTGGGGCTGTGGGTAAACACAGTGATGTGCCCCTGATTCACCATGGGGCCTCCCAGCCCGTGGGGGCCTGGGGAGTGGGGGCGCTTCTCCTTGGGCCTTGGGGAGACCTCTTGTGTGGGTTACATATATGTTTAAGCCCATGGCAAGGCTCTCACGTGAATGGGATCCCATGAGCATGTGAACAGAGCTCAGTGTTTATAGGTGAGAGTGGCTGCCAGCtttaggatgtgtgtgtgtgtctgtgtgcatgtgcatgtgtgtaaatTTGCCCAAAGTGTGTTGCTAAATCTCTGGGCATGAATCATCTCTGGAGCCCTCATTTCTGACAGTCACTCCGCAAGGGATAAGTCCCCAGGGGACTTAGACCACCTGGATTAAGGGCCTCTCCAAAATGTGGTCTCCTCAGTCCCATGGAAGAACAGCCCAGGCAACCACACCTCAGTTTCCCAATTATTAAATGCActatggggggggcgcctgggtggctcagtgggttaagccgctgccttcggctcgggtcatgatctcggggtcctgggatcgagtcccgcatcgggctctctgctcagcagggagcctgcttccctctctctctctctgcctgcctctctgtctattatgacctctctctgtcaaataaataaataaaatctttaaaaaaaaaaaataaatgcactatGGGGAGCAACAATGGCCTCATCAGATGGCACCTCAGACGGCCTCATCAGATGGCACCCCACCTCAGATGGGGCCGACAACCCTCACAGTTTAGCCAGCTTAACCTTTTAAAGGGTCAAACTTTCCCTGGTTGGGGATCAGtgaggagtgggggaagggagggttaAAAACAGTTGGGACTCACCCTGCTGGCAAGCATATGGCACGTGGTGTGTCAGGACAACTGCCGCTAGGCCTCTGGAGCCATGTGCAAAACACAGGCAGGTCCACGTGTGGCAAATTGAGTTAAGCCAGCCAGGTTGGACAGGCATACGCACAGCCATGAGAAATGTCCAAGTGCAATCTGGTACACAGGTCAGACGTCATGTGTGGACACAGCTGTGGACAGAGCTGGTCAGGACATGCAACATGGGACAAGTAGTCAGCACAAGGAACCACGGCCCGTGAACGCTCAGTATATGTTCTGTGAGCCCACCCAGGTCCGGACTAGGAGAGGGTCTCTTCACCCTTCCGGGCCCACAGCCTCATCCCTCCAGCCCCCCACTGAGGAGAGCTGGAGCCCCGCTATCCTGTAGAGCTGGGTGGGGCCAATCCTTTCCTTTCCGACCTGTCTCTCTCACTGGCGCGGTCGTGCGGATGGCTGTGGGGCGCCAAGGTCTCTAGTGGCGGCTGCATGCTTCCCAGCCACGGTCCCGCACCCGCCTACACCCCACCATTACCTCTCGGACCCGCGCAATCGCCTCCGCCCCCAACACGCCTCCTCCCCTAAGTGCCATCCCCGAGCAACGTTGCCCCTAAAGCTCCTCACAGTCCCCTGccgcccccttccttcctccccagcttCCCCCAGCCCAGCGTCCCTACCAGCTTACCCAGGCAAGCCTTGGGGGGCTGCCGCCCACACCTCCGGCGGGCTCGTGGCTCAGCGGGCGGGGCtgcggggcgggcgggcggggcgcgTGCCTCCCGCTCGTATAAAGGGCGCCACCCGGGGCTTCGGGCCACTGCTGCTGGCCCGCTGCGCTTGAGAGTTAGTCCCGCCCGCTCCGGTGCAGCTTGTTGCAGCTTCAGCCATGGGTCGACAGAAGGAGCTGGTGTCCCGCTGCGGGGAGATGCTCCATATCCGCTACCGGCTGCTACGCCAGGCTCTGGCTGAGTGCCTGGGGACCCTCATCCTGGTGGTGAGTGGAGGGACCCGGAGAAGCCCTTCTCTCTCCAGCCCCCATGCTTCCCGACCCCTCTGTTCACACTGGAGGCGCTTTTTTTCAAGGCAGGTGccacccctctcccagctctACTCCTCACCTTGACGCATTCCAGAGTGGTCTTACCCTTGCTCTAACTCCATCACGGCACTTCTGACTCTTGCCAGAATGTCAGCTCTTACTCCCACTGTCAGCTCTGATCAGTGGCCCTCTCACCAGGGCCCCAGCCCACCAGTTGGGGGCAGTGGTCTCCCCTGTAGTCTGAGACTTCCAGGGTCCTCTCCTGGCCCTCACCTTCCCAGGTTCCCCAAGTCTCAGCCCTGGAAGGCAGTGGAGGCATTGGCAAATGGGCCAGTATTAGATTATCTGGATATCTGGCTCCTAATGAATAATTAAGCTCCAGAAAGTCCAAAAGTTCCTGTGATGTGAGGACAGTTTGCcatgggtgggggcagagggcggAGGCCACACAGAAAAGAGCAGAGCTGGAAGAAAGGAGGATCCACAAGATGAGGCGGCTGTGGAAGGCAGGTAGGTGGGCCCTGGACACACTGTATGTGGTGTCAACTAAAGTCACTCTTCTTGTCCTGAGTGGCTCCCAGACCAGACTGCCCATCACCCAGACAGATGCTATCATTCTCTGTGCCCAAGCACTCTGAGTTACTCCCCACGCTCCTACTCAACCTCTGAGTTTGTGGGTTCTCTGAGTAGGTCACTTCACAGCCTTGGTTACTCTCCAGTCCATTTACTCCCTGGTTATACCACTTTTGTCTCTAGGTTGTTTCTGGGTGactttgtttgcatttcttgggtcTGACAGACACATTACTTAAAGTCTCTTGTTTCCTGTCTCACCTGCTCTCTGATTTTCAGCCCCTCATGTGGTTacacctgttttcttctaggttaCTTCTGGGTTCAGTTGCCTTAATGGGGTGAATGGGGTTATTCCTTTCCTTGCCCTGGCTCCAGCTGTAGGTACTGTAGACCAGCCAGCACTCTGTGGACTAGGAGCTTAACTATAGAGGCAAGTAGGTAGGACTGGGGTGGCCCAAATGGGTAGTGGTGGTGGAGCAGGCTCCATGGTGAgaggaggtttgtttgtttgttttttaaagattttacttacttgacagagatcacaagcaggcagagaggcaggcagagagagaggaggggaagcaggctccctgctgagcagagagcccgaagtggggcttgatcccaggaccctgggatcatgacctgagccgaaggcagaggctttaacccactgagccacccaggcgccccatgagaaGAGGTCTTAGACTCAGCTTTGGCTTCCAGGAACAGCAAGGGAGAAGCCAGGTGGGGCACTCATCCACAACCCCTCACAGGGCTAGTGGCCCTTACCGTCgtcatcttccttctctccccctgcctagAAGGGAAGAGGAGCAGGTGCTTTTCATTGTCCTGTCCCAGAGTCTTGTGTCTCTCACTCCCTATCTGATTGATGGTCCAGGACACCTTACCCAAGAGCAGCCAGGACAGGGGAAGTCGTCTTCCTCATTCATAGAAGGGCCCCCAGAACCCCTCTCACATCTCCGTTAGCCTCTCCCACAAAGGAGCAATCAGACCTTTCTCTGAGCCCCAGGATCATTTGGCTTATCCTCAACCACAAAAGGAGAGTGTTATTTCTGTGAAGGCTTTCGGGCTCAGGTGAGTGTAAGGCATCTGGTGTCAGTGAAAAACAGAACCTCAAAGGCTGCCTAGAGAGGAGGGGCTTAGGCCTGGAGACCCCagagtggtgggtggggggctttCCTGCATAACTCTGTGGGCTGGGGACCCAGAGCCTTGGTGGCAAGATCAGGGCTGGCCTTGGGATGAGGGGAGCCCCTTTCTCTAGTGTACCTAGcaaggcagggagtgggggaggaggaggaagaggaagattaGCCCCAAGGTGGTGGAACTGGCTCTGACAGCTTTTCCCTCCAAGGTCTCCTGGGATGAAGCCAGGTTTGGGCCTCAGGCAGGAAAAGAGCTGAGGCCAGGGCCTGCCAAGCCAGGCAGGGTGCCCTGGACCCCCATGTGCCCTCCTACATCCCCCACATACTCATGGTCTCTGATCTTTGCTCTCACCTGCCTCCACACCTTTACCTTGCATCACTGCCGCTGGCTTCCCCACTATCTCTTGGTCGTTCTGAGGAATGATAATCAAAATGCTTAACAGCTCAGTACAGCAGGACACTGACCCCATCCGCATGGATAAGGGCCCTTAGCACAAGTCTTGGGAACTGCCCGCTGGCTAGGCATAACACTTAGttatggggaaggagaagaggaaaccTAGGGCAGGGGCTGGAGTAAGCGTTAAGGAATACTCTTCAAGGCTCAGGGCAAAAAGCTCTTTGTGGCTGGTGCAGaagcatttttacatttaaagattttttttttttttaatttgacagagatcacaagtaggcagagaggcaggcaggcagagagaggggaaggaagcaggctccctgctgagcagagagcccgatgcggggctggatcccaggaccctgagatcacgacccgagccgaaggcagcggcctaaccactgagccacccaggcaccccacatttttacatttaaataagagGAACAAGCTGTTCTATACTTGTGGGACATCAGGGACCTTAGTCCTCTTGAATCTACCCATCACTGCCAGAAACCTTAGAACCAGTCTGCCCACTTCCACTGCCCTGCTGCCTCTAGTGAGAGGGGGCACTGGGATACTGTCTTTAGGACCTCCACATCTGAGTAGGGAACCTGGACCCCTAAAGGTCAGGGTGGGTGGAGAGAGGAGGCTCTGGTATAGGAGCAGGGGCTCTGACATTCCAGATTCAGGCCTAACTTCTGGCCTTTTCCCTATTTCTCTGTGCCATACGACAGCCTCCCCCTTTACCCCTAAGCTCTTTGGGACAAGGATGGAGGCGTGTGTAGGTGGGGGGTTAGTGAGCCGGGCCTGGTGGACTGCAGGAGAAACTGCTAGGGTGAAAGCTGCTCCCCTGTACTCCACTCCTACGGAGATTCCAAAAAAGTCAGAGAAGATGGTCCAGCCATTTTTTGGGCTCCCAGTTCTAGACTCTGCTTCCAGTCCTTTCCATGGGGCCCTGTTAAAGTTTGGGCATTGTGGGTGGGAGGGCATGTCTCCTTACTCTGCCAGTTGCTGCAGGAGGGGTGTGGGTTGGATTCCCCTGGGAAGGGCTTCCCCAAAGTCTTCCAGATGACAGCTGGTGGAGGTAGGTGGTGGAATTCACCTGTTCCTCTGGAATGAGAGCGGCTGggcctcactctgcctgcctggtTCTGTTTCCTGATACAGATGTTTGGCTGTGGTTCTGTGGCCCAGGTGGTGCTCAGCCGGGGCACCCACGGTGGTTTCCTCACCATCAACCTAGCCTTCGGCTTCGCTGTCACCCTGGGCATCCTTGTGGCTGGCCAGGTATCGGGTAAGGACTTGCTCCCCCTTCAGTCTTTATCCTCAAATGGCATTCCCACAAGGAAGCCaactggggaagggggtggtggaAGACATTCCCAAGGACAAAGCATAGCTGTGGGCTTAGCTTTTTGAGCCTTTGGAAGAGGAGCATGGAGAAGGAACCCGATACTTTGAACCTTTGACTCTCACCTTGGAATCTGATGATTGGAGGTTGGTCTATTACATAGTCCAGCCTATCATCTGGTACAGGAAAACCTTCTTTGCACCCATGCTTACAAGGGCCAGAGAGGGGGACTATGGAGGTTAGGGATCCTGGCTTTCCCACTGTGGCAAGCAAGCTACAGTGACTAATAGgtcccatctccctctgcccagggGCCCACCTGAATCCTGCTGTGACCTTTGCCATGTGTTTCTTGGCGCGTGAGCCTTGGATCAAGCTGCCTATCTATGCCTTGGCTCAGACGCTAGGAGCTTTCCTGGGCGCTGGGATTGTTTTTGGGCTGTATTACGGTGAGCATTCCCCACCCTGCCACCCTCCActacctccctccctctgcttgggaCCTGTTGGCATCAGGCCTCTTGATGACAGACAGCTGGGACCTGCCCAAGCCCCAGGCTCTTGACTCACTCACCTCCCTCACGGGCTCAAGGTGGAGGGCATAAGGGGAAAGAAATAAGTTGGGCAACAATAAGAGTCCCAGgctgtccaccccccaccccctgcccctccacagATTCCTGAGTAATACAGCAGTGATGTACCTCACTTGTGATCCCCCAGGAGGGTGGGTCAGCTTCTGCCTTCACTCACTCTGGGTCTGATCTGTCACCAGATGCAATCTGGGACTTTGCCAAGAATGAGCTCGTGGTCTCGGGCCCCAATGGCACAGCTGGCATCTTTGCCACCTACCCCTCTGGACACTTGGACATGGTCAATGGATTCTTCGACCAGGTATGGGCCAGGGAATTGGGAACACGGGGGAGGATCAAGCTGCTCAGCTGCTCATGGGTGGCAGGAGGACGGGACTCCTTGTTTACAGAAGAGTTTCtcagttgggggttgggggacacCTGTCTCACAATCATGGCGGCAGGTACTTAAAAAACAGGA
Above is a window of Meles meles chromosome 11, mMelMel3.1 paternal haplotype, whole genome shotgun sequence DNA encoding:
- the AQP3 gene encoding aquaporin-3; amino-acid sequence: MGRQKELVSRCGEMLHIRYRLLRQALAECLGTLILVMFGCGSVAQVVLSRGTHGGFLTINLAFGFAVTLGILVAGQVSGAHLNPAVTFAMCFLAREPWIKLPIYALAQTLGAFLGAGIVFGLYYDAIWDFAKNELVVSGPNGTAGIFATYPSGHLDMVNGFFDQFIGTASLIVCVLAIVDPYNNPVPRGLEAFTVGLVVLVIGTSMGFNSGYAVNPARDFGPRLFTAIAGWGSEVFTTGRHWWWVPIVSPLLGSIAGVFVYQLMIGCHLEQPPPATEQENVKLAHVKHKEQI